The Arachis hypogaea cultivar Tifrunner chromosome 16, arahy.Tifrunner.gnm2.J5K5, whole genome shotgun sequence genome contains a region encoding:
- the LOC140180337 gene encoding uncharacterized protein, whose protein sequence is MIVPKGCYTLQAQHVSLNQYVEFAAYQLAGEAQPWWQTECRLLQLQNADIPWEVFQTVFYKNYFPESSRKAKEIELMQLKQGSMSVADYTSKFEELCRFSRICQGTPETYESWKCIKYQRGLRDSIMTAVAPIEIRVFSDLVNKARVVEEYAKTVAACKDTHGGSSSWRRGKYFHPRGQSFKRGGYAPQGQGGFRKKTQTHFQYAKGRGNQSKNSPDLTCVRCGHFYPYDSCKIGLGGCFNCGLPGHIVRDCTHGWNQNAGQNQHQGRVFTVNAKNASKADPLMRGNEDYKENVYQGWDDQRWEEPYAYDQSSWQQPPPMHYEEEPFYDAYQPNGYGESPCDFQEPPPYTYESYPQHEPQPYSQASFHQTPPYDLDSFPPYQPPFEPYEPYMEPPFQYQYSQEPPQYTPPLSYQEEPPSYYEPFFQDNEPSYPPQSSMDEILSLILQGQGEMQRETLEFVATLTKVVSTLASQYLSTQSTPTVTCGESIEKHKERLETPVEIEGCYFVLEQLEEPMIIEEEEEVVEDLGDAEPPWKPRVEKNLSKKSEFDVEEECAQPPRHIPYEDLEEMEQKLSSLGDEDHASNLLGGESFEFEEPSPNEIESDVEVDFSQPPIYDLSDGEELDEIDEQRIGSEEAYEEVEVVKEEHKGVELVRTLEIPLPKPPPSIISFKYFLAEIEGLEQKSDSEVEEGLLMLLDSDLPALKMDFLELQNSKWRDFNCIGK, encoded by the exons ggttgttacacttTACAGGCGCAGCATGTTTCTCTCAATCAGTATGTCGAGTTTGCCGCTTACCAGCTAGCGGGAGAGGCCCAGCCCTGGTGGCAAACAGAGTGTCGCTTGCTACAACTTCAGAATGCCGACATTCCATGGGAGGTGTTTCAAACGGTCTTCTATAAGAATTATTTCCCCGAGTCTTCAAGAAAAGCAAAGGAGATAGAACTGATGCAGCTAAAGCAAGGTTCCATGTCTGTGGCAGATTACACTAGCAAGTTTGAGGAACTCtgtaggttttctaggatatGTCAAGGTACCCCGGAGACTTATGAGAGCTGGAAGTGCATTAAGTACCAGAGGGGTTTAAGGGATAGCATTATGACTGCTGTGGCACCTATAGAGATCCGAGTCTTCTCTGACTTAGTGAACAAGGCTAGAGTAGTGGAAGAGTATGCCAAGACTGTGGCGGCATGCAAGGACACTCATGGAGGGAGCTCTAGTTGGAGGCGTGGCAAGTACTTCCATCCTAGAGGTCAAAGCTTCAAAAGAGGAGGATATGCGCCTCAAGGTCAAGGAGGTTTCAGGAAGAAAACTCAGACTCATTTTCAGTATGCTAAGGGGAGAGGAAATCAGAGTAAGAATTCTCCGGATTTGACTTGTGTACGTTGTGGGCATTTCTATCCTTATGACTCATGCAAAATTGGTTTAGGTGGTTGTTTCAATTGTGGGTTGCCTGGTCATATTGTGAGGGATTGCACTCATGGGTGGAACCAGAATGCGGGCCAGAATCAGCATCAAGGTCGAGTCTTTACTGTGAATGCCAAGAATGCTTCTAAGGCGGATCCGTTGATGAGAG gaaatgaggactataaggagaatgtgtatcaaggatgggatgaccaaaggtgggaggagccatatgcatatgatcaatcttcatggcaacaacctccaccaatgcactatgaagaagagccattctatgatgcataccaacctaatggctatggtgaatctccttgtgactttcaagaaccaccaccatatacctatgagtcatatcctcaacatgaacctcaaccatactcacaagcctcttttcaccaaacacctccatatgaccttgaCTCATTTCCAccctaccaaccaccttttgaaccatatgagccatacatggaaccaccattccaatatcaatactcccaagagccacctcaatatacaccaccattatcttaccaagaagaaccaccttcctattatgaaccctttttccaagacaatgaaccctcctatccaccccaatcctcaatggatgaaatccttagtcttatacttcaagggcaaggagaaatgcaaagggagacactagaatttgtggctactTTGACCAAGGTGGTAAGTACCTTAGCCTCCCAAtacttgagcactcaaagcactcccacggtcacatgtggagaatcaattgaaaagcataaggagagattggaaactccggtggaaattgagggatgttattttgtattagagcaattggaggagcctatgatcattgaagaagaggaagaagtggttgaagacttaggagatgcggaacctccatggaaacCTAGAGTTGAAAAGAACCTCTCCAAGAAgagtgaatttgatgttgaggaggaatgtgcacaacctccgaggcatattccatatgaagacttggaagaaatGGAGCaaaaattgagttcccttggagatgaagaccatgcatccaatcttcttggtggtgaatcctttgaattcgaagaaccttctcccaatgagatagaaagcgatgtggaggtagatttctctcaacctcccatttatgatttgagtgatggggaagagttagatgaaattgatgaacaaaggattggaagtgaagaagcttatgaagaggtggaagtggtcaaggaagaacataagggagtagagcttgtaaggacattggagatacctctccccaagccaccaccatccattatttcattcaa